From one Caldithrix abyssi DSM 13497 genomic stretch:
- the nuoM gene encoding NADH-quinone oxidoreductase subunit M, producing MTLTFLFSWLILGGLLAWLAGRWNKEAPRWISLFFTAVHLAVSVRLWISFLSEKGLTLARQDWFLMEKTSWIPQWGIQYFLAVDGLSILLIVLTGFLGLLAVACSWKGIQERVGFFHFNLLWILAGISGVFMALDLFLFYFFWEVMLIPLYFLIGIWGHSNRIYATIKFFIFTQASGLFMLISILALYFIHGSQTGHYTFDYLELLGTQVSPKVAFWLMLGFFVGFGVKLPIVPLHNWLPDAHTEAPTAGSVVLAGLVLKAGAYGFIRFLMPLFPQAGKEFAMFAMVLGIIGIIYAAIVAFAQNDLKRLVAYTSVSHMGFVLLGVFAWNQLALQGAVLIILSHGLSTGALFILVGDIYERLHTRDMDKMGGLWDIAPRFGGFGMVFAMASLGLPGLANFVGEFLVLLGVYQVSIPIAALATLGFIAATVYSLWMIQKVFFGKNEKKWKMPDATAREISIFTALVLALLWLGLFPNTVLKTSRQALKNLQTITREYFTPTKNAPENPTVDELKKSRSNYGGLE from the coding sequence ATGACATTAACGTTTTTATTCTCATGGTTGATTTTAGGCGGCTTACTGGCCTGGCTGGCCGGTCGCTGGAATAAAGAAGCGCCGCGCTGGATATCGCTCTTTTTTACGGCTGTGCATCTGGCGGTTAGCGTCCGCTTGTGGATCTCTTTTCTCTCGGAAAAAGGCCTGACCCTTGCCCGGCAGGATTGGTTTTTGATGGAAAAAACCTCCTGGATCCCGCAGTGGGGCATTCAGTACTTTCTGGCGGTTGACGGGCTGAGCATTCTGCTCATCGTGTTGACGGGCTTTCTTGGCCTTTTGGCGGTTGCCTGTTCCTGGAAAGGCATTCAAGAGCGAGTTGGATTTTTTCATTTTAACCTGCTCTGGATCCTGGCTGGCATTAGCGGCGTGTTCATGGCGCTGGATTTATTTTTGTTTTACTTCTTCTGGGAAGTCATGCTCATTCCCCTTTATTTTTTAATCGGCATCTGGGGGCACTCCAACCGCATTTATGCAACCATAAAGTTTTTTATTTTTACGCAGGCCAGCGGGCTATTTATGCTTATTTCTATTCTGGCTCTGTATTTTATCCACGGTTCCCAAACCGGCCATTACACATTCGATTATCTGGAATTGCTGGGAACGCAGGTATCTCCCAAAGTCGCCTTCTGGCTGATGTTGGGCTTTTTTGTTGGTTTTGGCGTAAAATTACCGATCGTGCCGCTCCATAACTGGCTGCCCGATGCACACACCGAAGCGCCCACCGCCGGTAGCGTTGTGCTGGCCGGATTGGTGCTAAAGGCGGGCGCCTATGGTTTTATCCGCTTTTTAATGCCTCTCTTTCCACAGGCCGGTAAAGAGTTTGCCATGTTCGCCATGGTTCTGGGTATTATCGGCATCATTTACGCGGCCATTGTGGCCTTTGCGCAAAATGATTTAAAACGTCTGGTCGCTTACACCAGCGTCAGCCACATGGGATTTGTTTTGTTAGGTGTTTTTGCCTGGAATCAGCTGGCGCTGCAGGGCGCTGTTTTAATCATCCTGTCGCACGGTTTGAGTACGGGCGCTCTCTTTATCCTGGTGGGCGATATCTATGAACGTTTACACACGCGCGACATGGATAAGATGGGCGGTTTATGGGATATTGCGCCGCGCTTCGGCGGTTTTGGAATGGTGTTTGCGATGGCCTCGCTGGGGCTGCCTGGGCTGGCTAACTTTGTCGGTGAGTTTCTGGTCCTGTTAGGCGTTTACCAGGTTAGTATTCCCATCGCTGCCCTGGCAACGCTGGGCTTTATTGCCGCCACCGTCTATTCCTTGTGGATGATTCAAAAAGTGTTCTTTGGCAAAAACGAAAAAAAATGGAAGATGCCGGATGCCACGGCTCGAGAAATTTCCATTTTTACGGCGCTTGTTCTGGCATTGCTGTGGCTGGGCTTGTTTCCCAATACGGTTCTTAAGACCTCGCGCCAGGCCTTGAAAAATTTGCAAACCATTACCAGAGAATATTTTACGCCAACAAAAAATGCGCCTGAAAACCCAACGGTAGATGAGTTAAAGAAAAGTCGTTCGAATTACGGAGGTCTGGAATGA